One Paenibacillus sp. FSL H7-0737 DNA segment encodes these proteins:
- a CDS encoding acyltransferase has protein sequence MNHILKDKRIIFIDVLRIISIIAVIILHYTADLLTRTNDFNTTSWWISNFFNSISRFAVPVFFMISGAMILRVEVKSYRQFYIKKVIPLIISLVSWSLIYAVYTQYFIQKSSMGVYDFFIHFSYGLIFDKNYIHLWFLYAIIAIYITVPLISKLVKVCSEKDLRYYLLIWFFVSVVYKFISDLVFRLTSEYINIPITNIPLFMGYLGYFILGYYLFNYTISIKAKNLFFNFGIISFFVTPLATYFSSLYSGVLDEMFYGNYSLSTFFMAIGTFIYFKEKETAISEKLNYKVKKIISSISKASFSIYLIHLLVEILVSRRAEIQATILQSIFNLAFNVIIVFLISYITVKVLNLNKYITHVLFGGRS, from the coding sequence ATGAATCATATATTGAAAGATAAACGAATTATATTTATAGATGTATTAAGAATAATATCCATTATAGCTGTCATCATTCTGCACTACACTGCAGACTTGCTTACAAGGACAAATGATTTCAATACAACCTCTTGGTGGATTAGCAACTTTTTTAATTCGATATCCAGATTTGCTGTACCAGTGTTTTTTATGATAAGTGGTGCGATGATCCTTAGAGTGGAAGTGAAATCATATCGGCAGTTTTATATTAAAAAAGTAATTCCTTTAATCATTTCCTTAGTTAGCTGGTCACTCATTTATGCTGTATACACCCAATATTTCATTCAAAAAAGCAGCATGGGCGTTTATGATTTTTTTATTCATTTTTCGTACGGTTTAATTTTTGATAAGAATTATATACATTTATGGTTTCTATATGCAATTATTGCGATCTATATAACAGTTCCATTAATTAGTAAGCTGGTAAAAGTGTGCAGTGAAAAAGATTTAAGATATTATCTGTTAATATGGTTTTTTGTTAGTGTGGTTTATAAATTCATCTCCGACCTCGTATTCAGATTGACCTCCGAATATATTAATATTCCCATAACCAACATCCCCTTGTTCATGGGTTATCTAGGATATTTTATCCTTGGATATTATCTCTTCAACTATACGATATCCATCAAAGCTAAAAATCTTTTCTTTAACTTCGGCATTATATCCTTTTTTGTAACGCCATTAGCGACCTATTTTTCTTCCTTATATAGTGGTGTGTTAGATGAAATGTTCTATGGCAACTATTCACTCTCAACATTTTTTATGGCTATTGGAACGTTTATCTATTTTAAAGAAAAAGAAACCGCGATTAGCGAGAAGTTAAATTACAAAGTCAAAAAAATAATCAGCTCCATTTCCAAGGCTAGCTTTAGTATCTACTTAATTCATTTGTTAGTTGAAATATTGGTATCCAGAAGAGCAGAAATACAAGCTACTATACTCCAATCCATATTTAACCTTGCTTTTAATGTCATTATTGTATTCTTAATTAGCTATATCACGGTTAAAGTCTTAAATCTAAATAAATATATTACACATGTATTATTTGGGGGAAGAAGTTAA
- a CDS encoding glycoside hydrolase family 18 protein has product MKISIYTKVFLAILAIGMGIYYYNLNDSDKKITSVYIPLWKDFKDLKLKDKNIDIAILAFAKINKTNVYFDLDPAKNEIIKENIKKLQANNKKTSFILGVGGYKADGFSDASLDENRYSFTESMIAMVKELDLDGIDIDWEYPAFDSWNTTKARPEDTKNFTSLMKELDEKLDRLPRKNKNYYLTFAAGNEEWFFKNVEVKKVEKYVDFINVMSYDLTGAWSDTTGYNSNLFIDKHKKSKTSVDRIIHLYLDRDVDPSKLLLGIPAYSYGWDNVKSDVNNDASFLLGKPINIDKVDLSYKTIKEKYMIQDGFKRYFDDTAKTAYLYDGDTFITYEDKEALQAKVKYIKDKKLAGVMVWEYSQDSDDGIVKYLSDNLNK; this is encoded by the coding sequence ATGAAAATAAGTATATATACAAAAGTCTTCCTGGCTATATTAGCTATAGGCATGGGAATTTACTATTACAATCTCAATGATTCAGACAAAAAAATAACCTCCGTGTACATACCGTTATGGAAAGATTTTAAAGATCTTAAGCTAAAAGACAAAAACATTGATATTGCTATTCTCGCCTTTGCCAAAATTAATAAAACCAATGTATATTTTGATCTAGACCCTGCTAAAAATGAGATCATTAAAGAAAATATAAAGAAGCTGCAAGCAAATAATAAAAAAACGAGTTTCATACTTGGTGTTGGTGGGTATAAAGCGGACGGATTCTCCGATGCTTCATTGGATGAAAACCGGTACTCCTTTACTGAGAGTATGATCGCAATGGTTAAGGAGTTAGATTTAGATGGGATCGATATAGACTGGGAATATCCAGCCTTTGATTCCTGGAATACGACTAAAGCCCGACCTGAGGATACCAAGAACTTTACTAGTCTAATGAAGGAACTTGATGAAAAATTGGATAGACTCCCGCGTAAAAATAAAAATTACTATTTAACCTTTGCTGCAGGGAATGAAGAGTGGTTCTTCAAAAACGTTGAAGTTAAAAAAGTAGAAAAGTATGTGGATTTCATTAATGTCATGAGCTATGACTTGACTGGAGCTTGGTCAGATACAACAGGGTATAATTCGAATTTATTTATAGATAAGCATAAAAAGAGCAAAACCAGCGTGGATCGTATTATTCATTTATATTTAGATCGTGATGTTGATCCGAGCAAGCTTCTCCTAGGTATTCCAGCTTATTCCTACGGATGGGATAATGTTAAAAGTGATGTGAATAATGACGCCTCATTTTTACTGGGTAAACCTATCAATATCGACAAAGTAGATTTAAGCTACAAGACGATAAAAGAAAAATATATGATCCAAGATGGATTTAAACGATACTTTGACGATACAGCGAAGACGGCCTATTTATATGATGGTGATACTTTTATTACGTATGAAGATAAAGAGGCCTTGCAGGCAAAAGTTAAATATATCAAAGATAAAAAACTGGCTGGTGTCATGGTGTGGGAGTATTCTCAAGACTCTGACGACGGCATTGTTAAGTACTTATCTGATAATCTGAATAAGTAG
- a CDS encoding VanZ family protein, with protein sequence MSAYTQPIFVAAIFFVVLAFALFIPWLIYTYRKYNYLPFSTTLISFSFIFYFLAALFLVLLPLPEIRDTCSLQKPGTQHYSLMPFQFIVSTLGNSGIVLSQPATYRLLFSQPSFYQAFFNFLLLLPFGVYLRYFFQDKKHWKKALAITFLLTLFYEITQVTGIYGIYNCPYRIFDVDDLLLNTTGGVLGFFIAPAVLALFPSKKKINEKAERLLALDEVRGMSVLLAVIIDLFISNILVKVVLSMTNVNMVSEFIVSTITLSVTLFIIPWIWNGSTIGTKIMRYRYDSKISRVETNKRLFKRFGAIYAMYFITVIANTLNNVELSMDSPFYKASIFLTLGAALTSIILTIVLFIHVILVVFGKQKRRFYFDEASDLYTTRKK encoded by the coding sequence ATGTCAGCATATACTCAACCAATCTTTGTGGCAGCGATCTTTTTTGTGGTTTTAGCATTCGCCTTATTTATCCCATGGCTCATTTATACCTATAGAAAGTATAACTATCTGCCATTTTCTACCACGTTAATTTCATTTTCGTTTATTTTTTACTTTCTAGCAGCGTTATTTTTAGTCTTGTTGCCGTTGCCAGAGATACGCGATACTTGTTCACTACAAAAACCGGGCACACAACATTATTCATTGATGCCATTTCAATTTATAGTGAGCACCTTAGGGAATAGTGGTATCGTGTTATCACAGCCTGCAACTTATAGACTGTTATTTAGCCAACCCTCATTCTATCAAGCTTTTTTTAATTTCTTGCTATTATTACCTTTTGGTGTTTATTTGCGATACTTTTTTCAAGACAAGAAACACTGGAAAAAAGCGCTAGCAATCACGTTCTTATTAACATTATTTTATGAGATAACACAGGTAACCGGCATTTACGGGATTTATAATTGCCCTTATCGTATTTTTGATGTGGATGATTTATTGTTGAATACTACCGGCGGGGTACTGGGCTTCTTTATTGCTCCAGCCGTGTTGGCGTTATTCCCATCAAAAAAGAAAATTAATGAGAAAGCAGAAAGATTATTGGCTCTTGATGAAGTAAGAGGGATGTCTGTGTTGCTGGCTGTTATTATTGATCTATTTATCAGCAACATATTAGTTAAAGTTGTGTTGAGTATGACCAACGTTAATATGGTTAGTGAATTTATTGTGAGCACAATTACACTATCTGTAACCTTGTTTATTATTCCATGGATTTGGAATGGATCGACAATCGGTACGAAAATAATGCGTTATCGCTATGACAGTAAAATAAGTCGAGTGGAAACGAACAAGCGGTTATTTAAACGCTTTGGTGCCATTTACGCGATGTACTTCATAACAGTCATTGCGAATACTTTGAATAACGTGGAACTATCAATGGATTCTCCATTTTATAAGGCATCTATATTCTTAACGTTAGGTGCAGCATTGACCTCTATCATTTTAACGATCGTGTTGTTCATTCATGTTATATTAGTCGTGTTTGGCAAACAAAAACGCCGCTTTTACTTTGATGAAGCTTCTGATTTATATACAACGAGAAAAAAATGA
- a CDS encoding response regulator, with protein sequence MNVYSLLIVDDENIIRKGLRVIIDDLGFSFREVVEAENGVQALAIYEKHKPDIIIVDIQMPHMDGIEFLKKIRDIGADSRVIIFSGYSEFEYAREAIRFKVTEYLLKPIKRQDLEAALKRALDDLDQEKGTEELPPGSLSETDGNMLKDMLLSAGGSDEVFQMFLSERRIEMPCPHFIILYAQFTHLQLFSDAGQGSILPATMLGSKLVAMFPQVLSVPHVKNSVISIINIKKGDGLRELRASLNEMNEYLREKGLRVNWGVSGISSKSVPLYTLFRQAKAAFMEKLVYGEGNIYFADELPKLADRLHFNESDITQMISMLRMMDTGRLEVFINQRCNETSIKGMVTVKEYQDKLCSLLIQVGSGINGSEKAAVFMANNIYQFVEELEECTSLPAANKRFIDTLVLISTYDHKEGTKSGDNKSIALVKLFIQKNFHKVINLDMLANQVSMNPSYFSVLFKKEEGISLTDYIVNVRINKAMEYLIDPQFKVYEVATKTGFNDEKYFSKVFKKNVGITPKEYKEKSIFHM encoded by the coding sequence ATGAACGTGTATTCATTATTGATCGTAGATGATGAGAACATCATTAGAAAAGGGTTGCGAGTGATTATCGACGATCTTGGGTTCTCGTTCAGGGAAGTGGTGGAAGCCGAAAATGGAGTCCAAGCTTTGGCAATATATGAGAAACACAAGCCGGATATTATTATAGTCGATATTCAAATGCCTCATATGGACGGTATTGAATTTCTTAAAAAAATAAGGGATATAGGTGCTGATAGCCGGGTTATTATTTTCAGCGGCTACAGTGAATTTGAATATGCCAGGGAAGCTATTCGTTTTAAGGTTACCGAGTATTTGCTCAAACCGATCAAGAGACAGGATCTGGAGGCTGCCCTGAAGAGGGCTTTGGACGATCTGGACCAGGAAAAGGGAACGGAAGAACTGCCTCCTGGGAGCCTCTCCGAGACAGATGGGAATATGCTTAAAGATATGCTGCTAAGCGCTGGTGGGAGCGATGAGGTCTTTCAAATGTTTTTATCCGAACGAAGGATTGAAATGCCTTGCCCGCATTTCATCATTTTATATGCACAGTTTACCCACCTGCAACTTTTTTCAGATGCCGGACAGGGAAGTATTCTCCCTGCAACTATGCTCGGCAGTAAGCTGGTGGCAATGTTTCCTCAGGTACTATCTGTTCCGCATGTGAAAAACAGTGTGATCTCTATCATCAACATAAAAAAAGGAGACGGTTTGAGAGAACTTCGAGCCTCATTAAACGAAATGAATGAATATCTCCGGGAAAAAGGGCTTCGAGTAAACTGGGGAGTCAGCGGTATTAGCAGTAAATCTGTGCCTCTGTACACGCTGTTTAGGCAGGCCAAAGCCGCCTTCATGGAAAAATTGGTATACGGCGAAGGGAATATTTATTTTGCAGATGAACTGCCTAAACTCGCTGACAGGTTGCACTTTAACGAATCTGATATTACCCAAATGATATCCATGCTCAGAATGATGGACACCGGGAGGCTGGAAGTCTTCATCAATCAGAGGTGCAATGAGACAAGTATAAAAGGAATGGTAACGGTGAAGGAATACCAGGACAAGCTTTGCAGCTTGCTTATACAGGTGGGGTCCGGTATAAACGGTTCCGAAAAGGCCGCTGTTTTTATGGCTAATAACATCTATCAATTCGTGGAGGAACTGGAGGAATGTACTTCTTTACCGGCGGCCAATAAGCGCTTTATTGATACTTTAGTATTGATAAGTACCTATGACCATAAAGAAGGAACAAAATCAGGAGACAATAAATCAATTGCGCTTGTCAAACTATTCATCCAGAAGAATTTCCACAAGGTAATCAATCTCGATATGCTGGCAAATCAGGTTTCCATGAATCCTTCCTACTTCAGTGTATTGTTCAAAAAGGAGGAGGGCATATCCTTAACCGATTATATTGTGAATGTCAGAATAAACAAGGCAATGGAATACCTAATAGATCCCCAGTTCAAAGTGTACGAGGTCGCAACCAAAACCGGATTCAATGATGAGAAGTATTTCAGCAAGGTATTTAAGAAAAATGTGGGAATTACACCTAAGGAATATAAAGAAAAAAGCATATTCCACATGTAG
- a CDS encoding sensor histidine kinase translates to MLRMLRGPVNTSYTWKIMISFVLVLLIPVTLSAVFIYIRSVQYVEDQSKTALKEALAKEKENVHQIFNDYRKLGSQIAQYPLLISYFDDLYMSDTNKIDFSYHYLNSFMDWVRSLETTEYHFRFFTANDNTFQNEWIYHSKPYGNEAWFEEAIQATYSAPYWENLHKARILDYDKVKNPAIRDQEISLFVPMLSYTTNDRNTLLEIFIAPDAIFGGLGKMEEFKQGAVFVYDSVGQLVYESNHHPAGVLSQLSSQLNKAEQSTSNFVTKVGSQSFLTEIQTLENPNYRIIGMFPQNLVIQETTKARNTFVVCLVAALILMILISYVFSRKLMKKIKRLVKVMRSVQKGNLNTQVVIEGNDEIDELGKDFNRMLNRINELIETVYKTEILQKDALLKALENQVNPHFLYNTLETIKMMAEINREREISDALTSLGAMVRYNLTKDNRLVLITEEIEQIRSYCSLQNLMMNGRLELVCSIAEQIYSLKMLKLILQPIVENAILHGFRNFDGQCVIKISAEVYQNNIRFTICDNGNGIEPGKLRALRERLENNHKNRLSPGENGIGLSNVNDRLKLAYGSCYGIEIESEMREGTRIYISIPVID, encoded by the coding sequence ATGTTAAGAATGCTTCGGGGACCCGTAAACACCAGCTATACTTGGAAGATCATGATTTCCTTTGTGCTTGTCCTTCTCATACCCGTAACCTTGTCGGCTGTTTTTATCTACATTCGGTCTGTCCAATATGTGGAGGATCAGTCTAAGACCGCCCTCAAGGAAGCCTTGGCAAAAGAAAAAGAGAATGTGCATCAAATTTTTAACGATTACCGAAAACTCGGGAGCCAAATTGCGCAATACCCTTTGCTGATTTCATATTTTGATGATTTATATATGTCCGATACCAACAAGATTGATTTTTCCTATCATTACCTCAATTCTTTTATGGATTGGGTCCGCAGCCTGGAGACTACGGAGTATCACTTCCGGTTCTTTACTGCGAATGACAACACCTTTCAGAATGAATGGATTTACCATTCTAAGCCTTATGGTAACGAAGCATGGTTTGAAGAAGCGATCCAGGCGACTTACAGCGCTCCATACTGGGAGAATCTCCACAAAGCCCGTATTTTGGATTATGACAAAGTCAAAAACCCAGCGATTCGCGATCAGGAAATCTCCTTGTTCGTGCCTATGTTATCCTATACAACCAACGATAGAAACACGCTGCTGGAAATTTTTATTGCACCTGACGCTATTTTTGGTGGTCTCGGCAAGATGGAGGAGTTCAAACAGGGAGCCGTGTTCGTATATGATAGCGTAGGTCAACTGGTCTATGAATCCAATCATCACCCGGCAGGTGTTCTCTCACAGCTATCCTCCCAATTAAACAAGGCTGAACAAAGTACATCCAATTTCGTTACGAAGGTGGGAAGCCAGTCCTTTCTGACGGAAATCCAGACTTTAGAGAATCCTAACTACAGAATTATTGGAATGTTTCCTCAGAATCTAGTTATCCAAGAAACCACGAAAGCGCGAAACACCTTCGTAGTTTGTCTCGTAGCCGCACTTATCTTGATGATTCTCATCTCCTATGTTTTTTCCAGAAAACTGATGAAGAAAATAAAAAGGCTCGTAAAGGTCATGAGGAGCGTCCAGAAGGGCAACCTGAATACCCAAGTGGTAATTGAAGGGAATGATGAAATTGACGAGCTCGGCAAGGATTTTAATAGAATGCTTAACAGGATAAATGAACTGATCGAGACGGTATACAAAACGGAAATTCTTCAGAAGGATGCGCTGTTGAAAGCGCTTGAGAACCAGGTGAATCCCCACTTTCTGTATAATACGCTGGAGACCATCAAGATGATGGCCGAGATCAACAGGGAAAGGGAAATCTCCGATGCGTTAACCTCATTGGGCGCTATGGTCCGCTACAATTTGACAAAAGACAACAGGCTGGTCCTGATAACGGAAGAAATCGAACAAATCAGGAGCTATTGCAGTTTGCAGAATTTGATGATGAACGGCCGATTGGAGCTGGTATGCTCGATTGCAGAGCAGATATATTCGTTAAAGATGCTGAAGCTGATCCTTCAGCCGATCGTAGAGAATGCAATCCTCCACGGGTTTCGCAACTTTGATGGTCAATGTGTCATCAAAATTTCGGCCGAGGTATACCAAAATAATATCCGATTCACAATTTGCGATAATGGGAACGGCATTGAGCCCGGGAAGCTCAGAGCCTTGAGAGAACGGTTGGAAAACAACCATAAAAACAGGTTATCCCCAGGTGAGAACGGAATCGGTCTGTCCAATGTCAATGACCGGCTTAAGCTGGCGTATGGAAGCTGCTATGGTATAGAGATTGAAAGTGAAATGAGGGAAGGAACCCGAATTTATATCAGCATTCCGGTTATTGATTAA
- a CDS encoding alkaline phosphatase has translation MRKKVIGRICSTVMVCSLLAAGNGTTYASGANNSDAPTNNSVKNVILFITDGMSLSDVNLARWYQGGQALAMDKYFSGLVRTYSTDSLTTDSAAGATAYATGHKVKSETVSILPDRITMPFVDAVKPEDVNKPLLTIMDAARMAGKSTGTVFTCELTDATPATFLSHAYTRDNAQSIAEQMVYSGVDVLLGGGSGYLVPGKEDINRKDGEDLTKILKSNGYEYVTDKAGLMNSKTNKIWGLFNPEPLDADFDLNPQKQPSLVEMTKVAIEKLSQNEKGFILMVEASQIDWYGHDNDPVGIMSETLAFDKAFKAAVDFAEKDGNTAVLSVSDHATGGLNMTNYDSTKDLVSVLKKAKHTSYYIEGSINEHNFKKVLADNYGLSDLTKEEADQVRLGMKDNLSPVIGKILGNKIGVTFSTDDHTSEEVGLFAYHPANYKPTDFVNSGVIQNTDVNKYIQEVTGLNLAQLQDTLYVSSDKFKAKGATITLDKTDKTNPVVVVKKAGQVLKLPIDKNIAILDGKTTKLNVLTVMIKDKVWVSQDALDLIL, from the coding sequence ATGCGCAAAAAGGTTATCGGGAGAATTTGCAGTACAGTTATGGTTTGCAGTCTGCTTGCAGCAGGCAACGGAACGACCTACGCCAGTGGCGCCAATAACTCTGATGCTCCTACAAACAATTCAGTCAAGAACGTAATCCTGTTTATTACGGATGGGATGAGCTTATCCGATGTGAACTTGGCCAGATGGTATCAGGGAGGACAGGCGCTTGCGATGGATAAGTACTTCAGTGGGCTGGTCAGAACCTATTCTACGGATTCACTTACCACAGATTCCGCTGCGGGAGCTACGGCTTATGCCACTGGCCATAAGGTTAAGAGTGAGACGGTCTCCATACTGCCCGACCGAATCACGATGCCGTTCGTGGACGCAGTTAAGCCAGAGGACGTGAACAAACCTCTGCTTACGATTATGGATGCAGCGAGAATGGCAGGGAAAAGTACAGGAACGGTATTTACTTGTGAATTAACGGATGCGACGCCGGCTACATTTTTAAGTCATGCCTACACGCGTGACAATGCGCAGTCTATTGCAGAACAGATGGTCTACAGTGGTGTAGATGTTCTTCTCGGGGGTGGGTCCGGGTATTTGGTACCCGGCAAAGAAGACATTAACCGTAAGGACGGAGAAGATTTAACCAAAATCCTGAAATCAAATGGATATGAATACGTAACGGATAAAGCAGGTTTAATGAATTCTAAAACGAATAAAATCTGGGGGCTGTTCAACCCCGAACCACTGGATGCTGATTTTGATCTGAACCCGCAAAAGCAACCGAGCCTTGTTGAAATGACCAAAGTAGCGATAGAGAAATTGTCACAGAACGAGAAAGGTTTTATTCTGATGGTCGAAGCAAGCCAGATTGACTGGTATGGTCATGATAACGATCCGGTGGGGATTATGAGTGAGACCTTAGCGTTTGATAAAGCTTTCAAAGCCGCTGTTGATTTTGCAGAAAAAGACGGAAATACAGCAGTCTTGTCCGTTTCGGATCATGCTACTGGCGGGCTCAATATGACGAACTATGATTCCACCAAAGACCTAGTCTCCGTGTTGAAGAAAGCGAAGCACACCAGTTATTACATTGAAGGCAGTATTAATGAGCACAATTTCAAAAAGGTCCTAGCGGATAATTATGGACTTAGTGATTTAACCAAAGAAGAAGCGGATCAAGTCAGATTAGGCATGAAAGATAACCTTTCGCCGGTCATCGGTAAAATCTTGGGGAATAAGATAGGCGTAACCTTCTCTACGGATGATCATACATCGGAAGAAGTTGGATTGTTCGCCTACCATCCGGCTAATTATAAACCGACCGATTTCGTGAACAGCGGTGTAATCCAGAATACGGATGTGAATAAGTATATTCAAGAAGTGACCGGACTAAATCTGGCACAGCTTCAGGATACACTGTACGTATCCAGTGATAAATTCAAGGCCAAAGGAGCTACGATCACCCTAGACAAGACCGATAAGACTAATCCGGTGGTTGTAGTGAAAAAAGCAGGCCAAGTTCTCAAGCTACCTATAGATAAAAACATCGCCATTCTGGATGGCAAAACAACGAAACTCAATGTACTGACAGTAATGATTAAAGATAAAGTGTGGGTTTCACAGGATGCATTAGACTTGATTCTCTAA
- a CDS encoding DUF418 domain-containing protein yields the protein MSRVGQMAFTNYVAQSIIGTAIISMIGLEVVSPKDILYIAVLIYIIQIICSTIWFKFFSMGPLEKLWRLMTYGTKPATKNPS from the coding sequence ATATCACGGGTGGGTCAAATGGCATTTACAAATTATGTAGCTCAAAGCATTATAGGGACGGCAATCATTTCAATGATAGGTCTCGAAGTCGTTTCACCCAAAGATATTCTCTACATCGCTGTTCTGATTTATATTATTCAAATCATTTGTAGTACCATCTGGTTCAAGTTCTTTTCCATGGGACCTTTAGAAAAGCTTTGGCGCTTGATGACCTATGGAACAAAGCCTGCAACAAAAAACCCCTCATAA
- a CDS encoding lytic polysaccharide monooxygenase encodes MSFIRISHSPRVKLLAYGSMILIFSLVVMLFPERSFSHGYVEGPASRAALCKSGQNTDCGPIVYEPQSLEAPKGFPAAGPADGKIASANGAFPKLDEQSATRWSKVNISAGQNTFTWKLTAAHSTASWKYYITKPDWNPNAALTRDSFDLTPFYSVNYGGVQPPFTYSDTFNVPERSGYHVILAVWEVADTPNAFYNVIDVNFSGSNPVDTQAPSAPAALTATAKTSTSVSLAWNASTDNTGVTGYQVFNGTSLVATVSGTTLNHTVSGLTANTAYTFSVKAKDAAGNVSSGSNSVSVTTNAPVGNDTEAPTAPGGLHVMGTPTSSSIQLMWNPSTDNVGVTGYRIYRGTTLITTVPGSTTDYMVTGLSAGATYTFNVHAFDAAGNQSVASTINGTTATASTAPAWAPNTPYTVGILVTYDGSVYECRQAHTSLTGWEPANSPALWLLK; translated from the coding sequence ATGTCATTTATTCGCATTTCTCATTCACCTAGGGTAAAGTTGTTAGCTTATGGGAGTATGATCTTGATTTTTTCATTGGTTGTAATGTTATTCCCGGAAAGATCCTTTTCTCACGGTTATGTTGAAGGACCTGCTAGCCGGGCTGCACTCTGTAAATCCGGACAAAATACAGATTGTGGCCCGATTGTTTATGAGCCCCAAAGTCTAGAGGCACCAAAGGGGTTCCCTGCTGCAGGACCAGCAGACGGGAAGATTGCAAGCGCTAACGGAGCTTTTCCTAAGCTTGATGAACAATCAGCTACACGCTGGTCTAAAGTCAATATATCTGCCGGACAAAATACATTCACTTGGAAACTGACTGCCGCTCATTCAACGGCCAGCTGGAAATACTATATTACAAAGCCCGACTGGAATCCTAACGCCGCTCTTACTCGGGACTCATTCGACCTGACTCCTTTCTATTCGGTGAACTATGGAGGTGTACAGCCACCCTTCACTTACTCAGACACGTTTAACGTTCCGGAACGTAGTGGATACCACGTCATCTTGGCTGTGTGGGAAGTCGCAGATACTCCGAACGCCTTCTATAATGTCATTGATGTCAACTTTAGCGGAAGCAACCCTGTCGATACCCAAGCTCCTTCCGCACCAGCAGCTTTGACGGCAACTGCAAAAACATCCACCAGCGTTTCCTTAGCCTGGAACGCATCCACGGATAATACCGGTGTAACAGGGTACCAAGTATTTAACGGAACTTCATTGGTTGCAACCGTATCCGGCACTACATTAAATCACACCGTATCTGGATTAACCGCGAATACTGCCTATACCTTTAGTGTCAAGGCAAAAGACGCTGCTGGAAATGTCTCAAGTGGAAGCAATTCCGTCAGTGTTACTACTAATGCACCCGTTGGTAATGATACGGAAGCACCCACAGCCCCCGGCGGCTTACATGTTATGGGGACACCAACATCCTCCAGCATTCAGTTAATGTGGAATCCGTCAACGGATAATGTTGGTGTTACAGGCTACCGTATTTATAGAGGAACGACATTAATCACCACTGTACCTGGCTCCACAACGGATTATATGGTAACAGGTCTTAGCGCCGGTGCAACATATACGTTCAATGTACATGCCTTCGACGCCGCAGGCAATCAATCAGTGGCCAGCACCATCAATGGCACAACCGCTACAGCCTCTACAGCCCCAGCTTGGGCACCCAATACCCCTTACACAGTCGGTATATTGGTAACCTACGATGGTTCTGTGTATGAATGTCGTCAAGCCCATACATCGTTAACCGGTTGGGAGCCTGCTAATTCCCCGGCGCTATGGTTGTTAAAGTAA